In one window of Mytilus galloprovincialis chromosome 6, xbMytGall1.hap1.1, whole genome shotgun sequence DNA:
- the LOC143080625 gene encoding type 2 phosphatidylinositol 4,5-bisphosphate 4-phosphatase-like isoform X1, which translates to MAEVGDENTPLLKNDTPGEPPPNYNDAVSQNVTVPPIAPNELPPPYTPQGGLPMINCKVCQALINIEGKTNQHVIKCTVCNEATPIKAAPPGKQYVRCPCNCLLICRSGAAKIACPRQQCKRIIHLGNPVPMVTVRAPGSARFVCAYCTQVFVFNQGSALLARCPYCRRVSTAGNSSVRVRAWIYLIAGLIFLGAGIGVTVGTYELASETGGIYVAWIGAFISGVLFLIRAGYLFSIRMSEYAPPQ; encoded by the exons ATGGCAGAAGTCGGAGATGAAAACACACCACTGTTAAAAAACGATACTCCTGGTGAACCACCACCAAATTATAATGATG cTGTATCACAGAATGTCACTGTGCCACCAATTGCACCAAATGAGTTACCTCCACCTTACACACCACAAGGTGGCCTACCGATGATCAACTGTAAAGTTTGTCAGGCTTTAATAAATATAGAAGGCAAAACCAATCAACATGTAATTAAATGTACTGTCTGTAATGAGGCGACG CCTATCAAAGCAGCGCCACCTGGTAAACAATATGTAAGATGTCCTTGTAACTGTTTACTTATCTGTCGGAGTGGAGCTGCTAAAATCGCTTGTCCTCGACAACAATG TAAAAGAATTATCCATCTTGGAAATCCTGTTCCTATGGTAACAGTGCGAGCACCAGGGTCAGCAAGATTTGTTTGTGCATACTGCACTCAAGTATTTGTG tTCAATCAAGGAAGTGCTTTGCTAGCCAGATGTCCATATTGCAGACGGGT GTCAACTGCTGGTAATTCCTCTGTTAGAGTAAGAGCATGGATATATTTGATAGCTGGACTGATATTTTTGGGTGCTGGGATAGGCGTCACA GTTGGTACATATGAGTTAGCTTCAGAAACTGGTGGAATATATGTTGCATGGATAG GAGCTTTTATATCGGGAGTTCTATTCCTTATACGAGCTGGATATTTGTTTTCCATTAGAATGAGTGAATATGCACCGCCACAGTGA
- the LOC143080625 gene encoding type 1 phosphatidylinositol 4,5-bisphosphate 4-phosphatase-like isoform X2: MDAVEPPPSYNIAVSQNVTVPPIAPNELPPPYTPQGGLPMINCKVCQALINIEGKTNQHVIKCTVCNEATPIKAAPPGKQYVRCPCNCLLICRSGAAKIACPRQQCKRIIHLGNPVPMVTVRAPGSARFVCAYCTQVFVFNQGSALLARCPYCRRVSTAGNSSVRVRAWIYLIAGLIFLGAGIGVTVGTYELASETGGIYVAWIGAFISGVLFLIRAGYLFSIRMSEYAPPQ; encoded by the exons cTGTATCACAGAATGTCACTGTGCCACCAATTGCACCAAATGAGTTACCTCCACCTTACACACCACAAGGTGGCCTACCGATGATCAACTGTAAAGTTTGTCAGGCTTTAATAAATATAGAAGGCAAAACCAATCAACATGTAATTAAATGTACTGTCTGTAATGAGGCGACG CCTATCAAAGCAGCGCCACCTGGTAAACAATATGTAAGATGTCCTTGTAACTGTTTACTTATCTGTCGGAGTGGAGCTGCTAAAATCGCTTGTCCTCGACAACAATG TAAAAGAATTATCCATCTTGGAAATCCTGTTCCTATGGTAACAGTGCGAGCACCAGGGTCAGCAAGATTTGTTTGTGCATACTGCACTCAAGTATTTGTG tTCAATCAAGGAAGTGCTTTGCTAGCCAGATGTCCATATTGCAGACGGGT GTCAACTGCTGGTAATTCCTCTGTTAGAGTAAGAGCATGGATATATTTGATAGCTGGACTGATATTTTTGGGTGCTGGGATAGGCGTCACA GTTGGTACATATGAGTTAGCTTCAGAAACTGGTGGAATATATGTTGCATGGATAG GAGCTTTTATATCGGGAGTTCTATTCCTTATACGAGCTGGATATTTGTTTTCCATTAGAATGAGTGAATATGCACCGCCACAGTGA